Proteins co-encoded in one Nicotiana sylvestris chromosome 7, ASM39365v2, whole genome shotgun sequence genomic window:
- the LOC104236620 gene encoding squamosa promoter-binding-like protein 3 — MATHIHGMLLKNIAENNDFDEEEETEEEEEESNLKRKRLNVEKKKGSNSEGPCCQVEKCGLDLSGAKKYYKRHKLCQVHAKAPIVFVAGLRQRFCQQCSRFHEVSEFDGTKRSCRRRLAGHNERRRKTPLAIKLEDNQCRQINGEDRPQLTLTNRKASFKNYHIL; from the exons ATGGCAACCCATATCCATGGTATGCTATTGAAGAACATAGCAGAAAACAATGATTTTGATGAAGAGGAAGAAACagaggaggaagaagaggagAGTAACTTGAAGAGGAAAAGATTGaatgttgaaaagaaaaaagggtcAAATAGTGAAGGACCCTGTTGTCAAGTGGAGAAATGTGGGCTTGATCTGAGTGGTGCAAAGAAGTATTACAAAAGGCATAAACTTTGTCAAGTCCATGCCAAGGCTCCAATTGTTTTTGTTGCGGGCTTAAGGCAGAGGTTCTGCCAACAATGCAGCAG GTTCCATGAGGTCTCAGAATTTGATGGCACTAAAAGGAGTTGTCGCCGGCGTTTAGCTGGACACAATGAGCGGCGTCGGAAAACCCCACTAGCGATTAAGCTGGAAGATAACCAATGCAGGCAGATTAATGGGGAAGACAGACCACAGCTAACCTTGACAAACAGAAAAGCCTCCTTCAAAAACTATCACATCCTCTAG